The sequence CAGGACGCGAAGGAGAGGGCCGCCTCGGGCTCGTCCATCACATACAGCCCGGCGTGGAGGAACTTCCCCCGGAAGGCGGCGAGGAAGCCTTCTCCGTGGCTCACTGAGTCAGGGGCGAACCCCTCGCGGTCCAGCGCGTCCAGAGCGGTCTCGGCACGCAGGAAGAACCCTTTGCGGGCAGCCCAGCTGCCCAACATCCGACGCCCGAGCGGCGCCGCGTCGAAGCGGATCCTCTCGCCCAGCGTCGACTTGGAACGATGACTGGCATAGCGCCAGTCGTGCGAGCCGCCCCAGGAATCCAGGCCGAAACCCTCCGCCAGAGCCTCGACCAGAGTCGACTTGCCCGAGCCGTTCTCGCCGACGAGAAACGTCACCGGCGCGGTGAAGCGCAGCCCGCCCGCGAGGAGATCGCGCACACACGGCACCGACCACGGCCACTCTCGATCGTCGTGGTCGTCCACATGCGCGTATGCACGTTCGACAATCATGCGCCGAGTCTCCCATGGGGGCATCCTGGCCCCGCCTGCCCAACGGTAGGGACGGTCCGTGCGCCGAGGACGCGCGGGCGCCGCTGGTGGCCCTCCCGGCTGAGCCTGATCACGATGGTCCTGTCAGGGGTCGCTGCCGCTGCCCGGTCTGCCGGTGACGGTGCCGCTGGGGCGACACGAGCCCGCCGTCGTAGCCACTGTCCACTTCGCGGTGAAGGCCCTCGTGGCCGGTTTCGCGCGTGGGATGCTGCCCGCGCGGCAGATGAACCCGGCCGACCACGCGCCACCGCGCCCCGCGGGCAAGTGTGTGCGAGACGTGCGCCGGACCGACAGCGGTTCGACCAGGGCCACGGCTTCGGCGTCCGGAACGAGCCCCTTCTTCTCGGCTCGCCGACAGCCCCGCGGAAGGGCGTACGGCGCCGTGACCAGGCGGATACGCACAGCCTGTGCTCGTCAGCTGTCCCCGGATGGTGCACTGTGGGAGCTGTGGACGTCCGGCGAAGCTTTGCCGGTGTGCGGCGGCCGTGGCAGTCGAGCCATGCGCTGCTGCTGATCCCCATCGTGCTCATCCTGGTGATCACGGTGACGGACCAGCTGGTGCCTGCCGACGTCCATCTCGGTCCGCTGCTGGTCATCGCTCCCGCGCTCACCGCCTCCTTCGCCGGCCCCGGGCTGACCGGGTTGATCGGATTCCTGGCCGTGGGGGCACAGATGTACATCGGCTGGCACTTCGGCGTGCTGTTCAGCCGCAACGTACTGGTGCAGATCCTGGCCCTGACCGTCCTGTCGGCGATGACCGTGTTCTACTGCGTGATGCGCGAGCGCCGCCTGCG is a genomic window of Streptomyces griseochromogenes containing:
- a CDS encoding AAA family ATPase, coding for MIVERAYAHVDDHDDREWPWSVPCVRDLLAGGLRFTAPVTFLVGENGSGKSTLVEALAEGFGLDSWGGSHDWRYASHRSKSTLGERIRFDAAPLGRRMLGSWAARKGFFLRAETALDALDREGFAPDSVSHGEGFLAAFRGKFLHAGLYVMDEPEAALSFASCLELLGHIGQLVKSGGQVICATHSPLLTALPGANIIEVGEHGLRRTTWSELALVDHWRRYLADPHSYLRHVLD